TGATCTCGTTTTCAACAAATTATCCCGAACGGGCGATCACGGCACTCAATGCCCAGCTCCCGCCGGACTGCTGGTGTACAGGATATGCGGAAGTGCCGGATGAATTCCACCCGAGATACGACGCCCGCTCGCGCACCTACCGTTACTACTTTGCCGCCACTATGGCTGACAAGGGTGAAGTAGCCCGTGCCGCGCAGCTTTTTACCGGAACCCATAACTTTGCCAATTTCGCCCGCGTGCGTGGCAAAAATCCATTCCGGACGGTACATGCGGCATCTATAGGAGAAGAACGCGGTTTTGTCTGGCTCGAAGTGACCGCTGACAGTTTCCTCTGGCACCAGGTGCGTTGCATGGCGGCTGCTCTCTGGCAGGTCGGAGCAGGAGAAATTGATGGGGGTTCGATTACGGCCCTTCTCGAACAGGAGTCTGCAAAGGCTGTCCCGCCGGCGCCTGCGGAAGGGCTCATTCTCTGGGAAACAGACTGCGGGATTACATTCATTCCGATGACGGTTGATGGCCGGAGTGCAGCTTATCTGGAATATCTTCGCCGGCACCACGCGCTGATGGAGCAGGTGTGCAGAACCCTTGCTGCACGGGAAGAGGCGGGACATGGCGATGAATGCGATTGAGACATATGACCTGACCCGGTATTACGGGACGCTGTGTGCGGTAAACGGGCTAACCCTCTCGGTCGACCGGGAGGTATTCGCCCTGCTCGGCCCCAACGGGTCAGGCAAGACAACGACTGTGCTCATGCTCACCACTCTCCTGCACCCGACCAACGGGTCTGCATCGGTCTGCGGGCACGATATCGTGCGGAACGGGGAGCAGGTGCGCCGTTGCTTAAGCTATGTCCCGCAGGACATGGCCATAGACATCAAACTCACCGGGCGAGAGAACGCACTCCTCTTTGCCCGGTTGTACGGGGTCGCGGACGCAAGCGACCGGGTGGACGAAGTGCTCGGGGTAATGGGGCTTACCGACCGGGCAGACGACCTTGTTAAGACCTACTCCGGCGGCATGCGCCGCCGGCTCGAACTTGCACAGGCGCTTGTCCACGAACCGGCTGTTCTCTTCCTGGATGAGCCCACGCTTGGGCTCGATGTCTCCGCCCGCGCCACGATCTGGGAACATATCAGGGCACTTAAAAAAGATGGCATGACAGTCTTTGTCACTACGCACTACATGGACGAGGCCGACCGGTACTGCGACCGGGTCGGGATCATCAGCCTGGGGTCAATCGTTGCGCTCGGTGCGCCGTCTGCGCTGAAAGCCCGGCTCGGCAAGGATGTGATCACCGCACAGGTCGACGGGGACTTCAAAGACCCGCGTGTCGGGGGAGTCGAGCTCCTTGCACTGGCAAACAACGAGGCAACCTTCTTAGCGGAAAACGGGCGCGAGGCGCTCCCGCTCCTTGCAGACGCATTCACAAAATCAGGGGTGAAAGTGCGCTCGCTTTCCCTCCGTGAACCGACGCTGGACGATGCCTTCCTCCATGCGGTGGGGACACCTAAGGAACCGGCAGGGTTCGACCAGACAAAGTTCCGGACGATGCTGAGGAGGAGAAAATGAGGGGGGTTTTGCATTATATCCAGCGGGATTTCCTGCGCTGGGTACGGGGCAGTGTGGCGGTCTTCTCTGCCCTCGTGATGCCGGCTGCATGGCTGATCTTTGTCGGACTTGCGTTGCCCATCAGGTTCACGGACAACTACCTCGACTTCATCACGCCCGGTATCCTCGTGATGACGATGCTCTCCGCAGGTCTCTCCGGCGGGACGCTGCTGATGTTTGACAAGATCCTCGGCTTTCTCAACAAGTTCCTCGCCCTCCCCTCACCACGGGAAGACATCCTGTATGGCAAGATCCTGTTTGTGAGCCTCCGTGGGCTTATCCAGTCGACAATCATCCTTGTGATCGCCGTGCTCATCGGCGCGACCATCTACAACCCGGTCCAGTACGGGCTGACATACCTGATCCTGTTCCTGTTCGGGATGCTGATCGCTGCGTTTGCCACCACACTTGCCCTTTACCTCGAAGACCACGACTCCTTTGCCGCTGTGAATACGATGATAGCCATGCCGCTTTTTTTCACGTCAAGTGCTCTCATGCCGTACAATGTCATGCCCGGATGGCTGCGCACCCTTGCGTCACTCAACCCGTTGAGCTACGCGATCGATGCAATCCGCGCCGTCAACACGGGTGTCCTGCCGTTCGTACAGATCGCAGCGCTCATTGCCCTGTGTTTCATCGTTACCGTGGTCAGCGTCCATGTGTTCCGCAGGGTGACGGTATAGTCAACTCAAGAGGTATTTAAACCTCAAAACAAATCCCTATCAAACGATCATGAAGAACCACCATAAAGTCGACCTGAGAGCCATCGCATGGCACGCGATGGAGAAGTACGGCTTTGACCCCCTGTTCCCGCAACCCGTGATGGAGGAAGTAAGTGCCCTCCATGAAAAGACGTTTTCAGAGAACCAGCATGACGCAAGCGACCTGCGCCACCTCCTCTGGTCGTCAATCGACAACCATGACTCCATGGACCTTGACCAGATCGAATACTGCGAACGAAAAGAGAACGGGAAGATACATGTCAGGGTCGCAATCGCCGATGTCGATGTCTACATAAAAAAACACTCGGAGACCGACCAGCACGCCGCTCATAACGGGACCTCCGTCTATACCGGCATCCAGACATTCCCGATGCTGCCAGACCGGCTCTCCCGGGACATCACCTCCCTGCTCCCGGATCAGGACCGGATTGCAGTCGTTATCGAATACATGGTTCTTCCTGACGGGAGCTTTGAGCCCGGGGACGTATACCGGGCCCTTGTGTGCAATAAGGCAAAACTTGTCTATGAAGAGGTCGGGGCATGGCTTGAAGGGACGGGCCCCGTCCCGAAAAAGGTACAGGAAATCCCCGGACTGGAAGAACAACTTCACCTGCAGAACGAGGCCTCACAGATCTTACGGAAAAACCGGAGAGAACAGGGAGCGCTTGAATTAGACACCATAGAAGCTGAGCCGGTTGTGGACGGAGACGCGGTCAGGGACCTCATCGTGAAGCGGCAGAACCTGGCGCGATGTGTTATCGAGGAATTTATGGTCGCAGCGAACGGGACCATGGTCGCCACACTGGGAAACGCCGGAGTACCCATGATACAACGGGTCGTGCGTACACCTAAGAACTGGGAAGGCATTGTTCTTGCCGCTGCGACGCATGGTGGGATCCTGCCCGATGAACCGGATGCAAAAGCGCTCGCAAAGTTCCTCATCCGGCAAAAAGAAGCCGACCCGGAACGCTTCCCGGACCTGTCCCTGACCGTAGTCAAACTTCTGGGGCCGGGTGAATACATGATGCTTGAACCCGGTGCACCACCGGCCGGCCATTTCGCCCTCGCTGTCATTGACTATACCCATGCCACCGCCCCGAACCGGCGCTACGTGGACATCATCAACCAGCGGCTGGTAAAATCGATCCTTGATAAACGACCAAGCCCTTACCCAAAAGATGAACTCTCTGACCAGTCCTCATACCTGACCGGCCGGGAGAAAGCAGCCAAGAAAGTCCAGCGTTTTATGCGGAAGGCTGCAGCCGCAGTGCTGCTCCGGCACAGGCTGGGGGAATCATTCGATGCGCTGGTGACCGGTGCCGCAGATAAAGGGACCTATGTCCGGCTCATCACGCCACCTGCAGAGGGGCGAGTCATACGGGGTGAAAAAGGCCTCAGGGTAGGCCAGAAGGTCCGCGTCCGTCTGCTCAAGGCAGACCCGTTCAACGGCTTTATTGACTTTGAACGTAGTGGTGGCAGGTAAGACAGGGACCGGGCAAACAATACATCCCGCCTGCTTTGCCCCCTCTTTTTGGAGACAGTCACTCATTGAATTTGTTGTACAAACGGTTTGCGACGAGCTGGAAGATCAAAATAAAGGTGCACAGCATCGCAATATCGATAAACGGGTTGAAGTGCGTATCTCCCAGATATGCAGCACGGATAAGATCATTCCCGTACGTAAGCGGGGAAAAGAACCCGGCAACCTGCCCGATGGAAGGGATGGACTCTAACGGGATGAAGACGCCGGATATGAATATCAGGGGAAGCCTGACCATGTTCAGCATGGACATGATATCCCCGGGGCTCTCTGTCGGGTATGCTGCAAACAGGGTTCCCATCGTCGCAAAGCAGAAGGAAGTCAGGACGATTCCGGATACAAGCGGAATGATGCTTATGGGAAAAGCCTCAAAGATGAGCAGGCCGGCAATGAGCGGGATGAATCCGATACAGATACTGTAGAAAAAACCACTCATGCTCTCGCCAAGCACTATTGCATGCAGGGAAACGGGTGCAGATACAAGCCGGTCAAATGTCTTCATCCGCCGTTCGATAGGGATTGATACCGGTTCGATAGACGATGATGAGAAGAGGATCGTGATCGCGATAAGCCCCGGGATCATGACAGATGGCTCCGCTGGTTTTCCAACGGCAAATGCAAGGAACATGAAAAGGGGGAAGAGTGCACCTGAGACGATGATATTTGGCTTGAAGTAATAGATCGCAATATCTTTTTTTGCAATTGCCCATGCGGCGTTAAGTTCCGCATAGAGCTGCCCGTGCAGGTGAGCCGGATCAGTCAACGGTGCTCACCCCTTTTGTCCTGATATCAAGTCCTGTCAGTTTGATGAAAACGTCTTCAAGGCTCGGGCCGTATGTGGTCATGCTTAGTACCCTGCAGTTATGGTCCTTTGCATACTCCATCATGGCTGCGATCACTTCGGCCGGGTCTTCCGTAAAAAGCCGGTACTTGTCCCCCTCTTTCCTGACTTCGCTTACCATCGGGATCTGTTTTAACTCATCCAACCGGCGGGGATCTGACGGATCGAATGCCACCTCGATCGACTGGGCGCTCTGGATTGTCTTTTTTAACCGTTCCGGAGAATCTATTGCGGCGATGCGCCCCCGGTTGATGATCGCAACACGATCACAGGTCAGGTTTGCCTCTTCAATATTATGGGTTGTAAGAAATACCGTGACCCCTTTTGCATTGAGATCGCGGATCACTTGCCGTATGATAAGGTTGCTCTGCACGTCAAGTCCGGATGTGGGCTCATCAAGAAACAGGAGCCGGGGATTGTTGATAAGCCCCATGGCAAGGGTGAGCCTGCGCTTCATCCCTTTTGAAAAGCCGTGGACTTTGTCATTTCGTCGCTCCCACAGCCCGAAGAGTTCGAGAAGTTCTTTTCCCCGGACTTCGCGCTCTTTTTTTGCCACGGTGTAGAGTTCGGCAGCAAACATCAGGTTCTGCCATGCGCTGAGATCATCGTAGATGTTCGATGTTTCGTGCACAATACCCATCTGTTTGCGGGCGGCGGTTGTCTCCTCTATGATGTCGTCTCCAAAAATTTTTGCAGTCCCTCCGGTGGGTTTGCTGATCCCGGTCAGGATGCGGATGGTTGTGGTCTTTCCCGCACCGTTAGGACCGAGAAAACCGAAAGTCTCACCCTCTGACACTGAAAAATTAACGTCGTCCAATGCGGTCAGGGTACCAAATTTTTTAAAAATATGGGCGACCTCGATCGCATGCATGGTACCATGGTACTACAGGTATTGGATTTAAAAGATACATTCCGGACTAATCCGGAGAAATATTTTATTAAAAGACCCGGGTGACAGGATACGGCCACCCGGTTTTGTGTTTTAAAAAGGCAATCAATAAGAAGACAATTATCTTCACACCCGGTATTGAGAATTCCGGAACCTGACCAGTTCATCGCAGAACTCTCCCAGGTATTCTTCCATAGAGAGGCTCCCCTCCTCAAAAACGCAGTCTTCTTCTTCGACTATCCTGTTGATCATGTCCCGGGTGGGAAGAATGAGGTCAATTGGCACCCCGGCTTCTTTTGATCCCCGGATAAGTGCCTCACGGAAGATGCCCAGGCAATACCCTATCCTGTACTTGTAGACATGCCGGGTCTTGTCAAGGTATGCCGCGACCCGCTCCGTTTCAATTCTGAGAAAATCCTCAAGGACTTGTTTGTCTTTGCATTTCCCGAGCATGTACCTGTAATGGGCAAACGGGTACATCTCTTCGAGTTCGGCAGGGACAATCCCGCAGGTCCCAAAGACCACAATATGGTACTGCGAAGGGTCAAAGACCTGCGAGATTACCATCCTGATGAGCTGGTGGCTGGGGCTCGCACTGTACGGTTTCCGGACCGCACAGGGCAAAAAGATCGCAATGTCGCGGGGTGTAACGTCATATTTGTCGATGATATACCGGTATGACTTTTCAAACTCCTTTAAGTAAAAAGGCGGACCTGTCAGGAAATCCTTCTGGCCGGTCTTTGACCCCGCCGGGTCCTCATTTTCACCCATGGATATGCATATCTGGTCGGTTCCAGAATAAAAGAAATAACCGTTCGTACCAGCCCCCAAAGGCTGGCGGGGCGTCATATGTCCCTTTGGTTCCGGGTGCTTGTCAATTATCCATTATCCCCGCCGTGAGCGGCAGAGCGATAACCCGGGCGCTGTACTTGGATGTTCGATCCGTCCGCACGCCCCTGTGTCCCCGTCAATATTCTGACCATCGCAATTCCAAAAAAAAAATTCAAAAAGATAATCGCAAACATAAAACAGAGTTTTCCTGTTACAAAGACGTGGAACAACGTCGGGGCAAAAATTGCCCGGAGCATCACGCTGCATTCCTGAAATTACACGCATCTGCCGGATTATTACCGTTCCTTAACCCGGATCAGTAATACGACAGTCCCGTGGAAATATTCCAAGATAAAAAAGAATCGGATGGCAGTCAGCGGTTTACCATCCACTCCCTCAGGCGAAGCCCGTTTACGACAAGGACAAAGCCCCCCAGCAGCGCAAGCACACCCACCACCTCGACCAGAAAAAAGGCCCCGGCAGCGGGCATTTCCATTACAAAAAACGCCAGTATAAAAGAAAGGATGCCGATAACAAGCCGGCTGAAAAATCCCTCAGGGACGGCAGCCCTGCCTTTTGCCACGCGGCTAATGAGGATAATGGCGCTCGCGCACGACCATACAGCAAGGGTGACAAGAATAAAGGTGCTCCAGATAAACGGGGGAAGGTACCATGATACCACGCCAATAGCGAATATGCAAAGACCCTGTCCGATCCCTTCGACCGGTACCAGCCCCTGGGATCGGATCCCAGAATATATTATTCCTGATCCAAGCCCAACGAGCGCAAGAGGTATTGCATAATGGACAATTCCTGAAAAAAATACCAGTGGGTCCAGCAGAATAAAAACTGCCACCGAAAGGCAGGAAAGCCCTATGAGGACCTGGCGTTGCCATGATACCTGCTGTTCCTCAAGAATCGTCCTGGTATTTTCGTCATTTTTGCTCCGGGCATGGTGGATGAGGGTGCTGCAGGTGTGCGCGATCATCAGCAGGAGGGGCGCATCGTCTATGAGGTGCATCAGGGGGTGTGCGGCCGGATCATAACGGTCGAGGTGCACCCGCCATTCAGTCTCCGTCTCATGCACATGGTACTGCCCTTTCCGGTAACTGGCAATTGTCCCGGGGGTTGGAATATTGAGCGAGGACCATTTCCAGCCGGCATCCAGTGGCTCAGTCACCGATTCCTTGTCTGCGACGACCTCCCAGACACCCTGGTGCAATGGCGCGAGAAGATCGTCAAGCCTGGTCATGAAACCCCCCTTAAAACATTAACAGGAATTTGTCCCGCATATATAAATGTGCCCTCATTTCCGCACGAATGGTACAGGAAATTTGAGCCAGAAATCGACCTGTAAAGCATATCTTGTACGACAACCCAGAGATTAGAAGAGAAGTGGCAGCATGGGCGACCTCTACGTGAACAGTGGCGAATCATTTATCCGGACAACCGGCAGGGTCAGTGTGAACCTTGCCCTGTACGACATGATACTCACCACCCGGCACCTGATCCTTGTTGACAACACGTATGCCCGGTTCGAACCGCAGATGATACCGATCCTGACCATATTGTCGGTGACTGCAGGAAAGGTTGCAACTGGCGAGCCGGTCATTACGCTATCTTTTACCGCGACAGGCAGCACCGGAAACCCCGCCCCGATGAACCTCCTCTTCACGCAAGAGCCCGGTGAAAAGAGGAAGCGGGAACGCGACGAGTGGATAAGACTACTCATCGACCATATCGTTTCGGCACGCCAGCAGACTGCCATTGCCACCGCGCCTGCTCACCAGGAACGGGAACGCCTGCCCAAAGGTGCAATCCCGCGCCCGATCGAACCCGCTTTCCCCCATAAAACCCCCGCCGGACCCGACCCGGTTCTATCAGAAATTGTCATCCTCCCCGATGAAGTCGAATCACCGCCCGTTGAAGTGGACATTCCCCTCTCATCACCTGCCAAAACCATTCCGGTTCATGAAGAGGTCCCGGACTCTGTGGAAGCGCAGGAACAAGCCCGGTCAAGAGAAATTCATGAGCCCGCGGCAGTAAAAGCGTCACCGGACTCCGGTAAGGAAAAGAGCAGAATCCCGATCCCGTCCGTTTCGGAAATTAAAGCGCCGCAGGAGCCTTCCGGAGGAGAGCAGGCATCACAGAGTTCTTTTGCCCTTGCCGTGCAGGCAGCAATAAAGTCCCTTGGCGCCCCCCATGGAAGAACTGTGTCCCGGGACACCGGAACCCCGCAGATTACGGTACCGGCAGAACCGGTCATCAGCTTAAAAGAAGAAACCGGGACCGGTGTCACGCCCGCATTGGCGATTGATGAACCCGGGGCAACGAGGCAACAACCCGATACAACAACAGAAACAGGAACGGTACAGCAGGTCCCCGCGCCTCCCCTGCCTCCCCCCGGGCCCCGGCCCGGGTGGCGCACGGCAATTGTGGTCGGTGCACTTGTCATCATTATTCTCGCTGTTGCTGGTGGAACGTTCCTCTTTGCAAAGGACAGGCCGGCAACAAGCGGGATCCCCCAAATACAGGTGGTGACTACGGCTCCTGCGCTTCCGGAAACACCTGCCCCGGTATTGATTCCCGGCAATGGCGTCTGGGTCCGTGTGCAGTACAACGGGAGTTTTATCGGGTATGTCGGCAACCCGGGGTCACTGCAGCACGTAGGTGGTTCCGGTGACCGGTTCTATTACATCCCGAAAAGCGACAGCCTTGTGCAGGCAACGTTCAAGAAGCAGGACAATTCAGGAAGCACTCTTGCCATCGGGATTTACCGGAACGGGGAGATGGTGTTCCATCGCTCAACAAGAGCCCCGGGAGGGGAGGTACAGTTTCTTATCGATCCGATGACCGGAAATCCCCCCGGTATCAATGCCACTTCTGCAATGAAGTGAATTGCTCCTGCGTTCGTGCCCGTTAATGTTTCGGGAAACCTTTGAGTACAAGGCTCTCCTTAATCTCGTCAAGGATGGCCGTGTCATCGATTGTCGCGGGCACATTATACGGCACACCGTCAGCGATCTTCCTGATGGTGCCCCGCAGGATCTTGCCAGACCTCGTCTTGGGTAACCTTTTTACGACAAGCACCTCCTTAAACGAGGCAATTGGGCCGATCCGCTCGCGCACCATCCTGACGAGCTCACGTTCGAGCTCATCGGGTTTGCGCTCCTTTCCCGCCTTGAGAACCACAAATCCGACCGGCACCTCCGCCTTGATCGGGTCGTGAACTCCGCTGACCGCACATTCCGCCACGTCGGGATGGGATGCGAGCACCTCCTCCATCGCGCCGGTCGAGAGCCGGTGACCGGCGACATTGATGATGTCGTCTGTCCTGCCCATGATCCAGAGATAGCCGTCCGCATCGATATATCCGGCATCGGCAGTGAAATAGAAGCCCTCGTAGATCGAGAAATACGTCCTGACAAAGTCCTCATCGGCACAAAAGAGCGTGGTCATGCATCCCGGGGGAAGCGGTGATTTTACCACGATGTTGCCCTGCTGCCCGGGCTCTGCCGGTTTCCCGTCCATGTCCATCACCCCGATATCATAACCCGGTACCGGTTTTGTGCAGGAACCGGGTTTTACCGGGAACAGCCCGAGCCCGGCACAGTTTGCCCCGATTGCCCAGCCGGTCTCAGTCTGCCACCAGTGATCGATGACCGGCACTTTCAGCTGCTGTTCTGCCCAGCGCAGTGTGTCGGGATCACACCGTTCACCGGCTAAAAAGAGCATCCGGAATTTCGAAAGGTCGTACTTTTTTACGTACTTCCCTTCGGGGTCTTCCCTGCGGATTGCCCGGAATGCTGTCGGTGCGCAGAAAAGAACGGAAACGTTGTGCTGTTCGATGACCCGCCAGAACGCACCCGGGTCAGGCGTGCCTATGGACTTGCCCTCGTAAAGGATTGTGGTGCAGCCATAGAACAGCGGGGCGTAGACGATATAGGAATGCCCCACAACCCAGCCGATATCTGACGCAGCCCAGTACACTTCGCCGGGCGACATCCCGTAGATCGCGCTCATGCTCCAGTTCAGGGCAACAAGGTGCCCGCCGTTATCACGGAGTACACCCTTGGGTTTTCCGGTGGTGCCGGAGGTGTACAGGATGTAGAGCGGATCGGTCGCAGCGACAGGAACGCACGGGTGAGGCTCCGAGTCCATGATCTCCGTCCATTCATGGTCCCTCCCTGCGATCAGGTC
Above is a genomic segment from Methanoregula sp. containing:
- the truA gene encoding tRNA pseudouridine(38-40) synthase TruA, with product MRLAFRVSYIGTRFFGSQVQADRRTVEGEFIAACRRLDLFMDFRQAGFLSAGRTDRGVHARGQVISFSTNYPERAITALNAQLPPDCWCTGYAEVPDEFHPRYDARSRTYRYYFAATMADKGEVARAAQLFTGTHNFANFARVRGKNPFRTVHAASIGEERGFVWLEVTADSFLWHQVRCMAAALWQVGAGEIDGGSITALLEQESAKAVPPAPAEGLILWETDCGITFIPMTVDGRSAAYLEYLRRHHALMEQVCRTLAAREEAGHGDECD
- a CDS encoding ATP-binding cassette domain-containing protein, yielding MNAIETYDLTRYYGTLCAVNGLTLSVDREVFALLGPNGSGKTTTVLMLTTLLHPTNGSASVCGHDIVRNGEQVRRCLSYVPQDMAIDIKLTGRENALLFARLYGVADASDRVDEVLGVMGLTDRADDLVKTYSGGMRRRLELAQALVHEPAVLFLDEPTLGLDVSARATIWEHIRALKKDGMTVFVTTHYMDEADRYCDRVGIISLGSIVALGAPSALKARLGKDVITAQVDGDFKDPRVGGVELLALANNEATFLAENGREALPLLADAFTKSGVKVRSLSLREPTLDDAFLHAVGTPKEPAGFDQTKFRTMLRRRK
- a CDS encoding ABC transporter permease, whose protein sequence is MRGVLHYIQRDFLRWVRGSVAVFSALVMPAAWLIFVGLALPIRFTDNYLDFITPGILVMTMLSAGLSGGTLLMFDKILGFLNKFLALPSPREDILYGKILFVSLRGLIQSTIILVIAVLIGATIYNPVQYGLTYLILFLFGMLIAAFATTLALYLEDHDSFAAVNTMIAMPLFFTSSALMPYNVMPGWLRTLASLNPLSYAIDAIRAVNTGVLPFVQIAALIALCFIVTVVSVHVFRRVTV
- a CDS encoding RNB domain-containing ribonuclease, which gives rise to MKNHHKVDLRAIAWHAMEKYGFDPLFPQPVMEEVSALHEKTFSENQHDASDLRHLLWSSIDNHDSMDLDQIEYCERKENGKIHVRVAIADVDVYIKKHSETDQHAAHNGTSVYTGIQTFPMLPDRLSRDITSLLPDQDRIAVVIEYMVLPDGSFEPGDVYRALVCNKAKLVYEEVGAWLEGTGPVPKKVQEIPGLEEQLHLQNEASQILRKNRREQGALELDTIEAEPVVDGDAVRDLIVKRQNLARCVIEEFMVAANGTMVATLGNAGVPMIQRVVRTPKNWEGIVLAAATHGGILPDEPDAKALAKFLIRQKEADPERFPDLSLTVVKLLGPGEYMMLEPGAPPAGHFALAVIDYTHATAPNRRYVDIINQRLVKSILDKRPSPYPKDELSDQSSYLTGREKAAKKVQRFMRKAAAAVLLRHRLGESFDALVTGAADKGTYVRLITPPAEGRVIRGEKGLRVGQKVRVRLLKADPFNGFIDFERSGGR
- a CDS encoding ABC transporter permease, producing the protein MTDPAHLHGQLYAELNAAWAIAKKDIAIYYFKPNIIVSGALFPLFMFLAFAVGKPAEPSVMIPGLIAITILFSSSSIEPVSIPIERRMKTFDRLVSAPVSLHAIVLGESMSGFFYSICIGFIPLIAGLLIFEAFPISIIPLVSGIVLTSFCFATMGTLFAAYPTESPGDIMSMLNMVRLPLIFISGVFIPLESIPSIGQVAGFFSPLTYGNDLIRAAYLGDTHFNPFIDIAMLCTFILIFQLVANRLYNKFNE
- a CDS encoding ATP-binding cassette domain-containing protein codes for the protein MHAIEVAHIFKKFGTLTALDDVNFSVSEGETFGFLGPNGAGKTTTIRILTGISKPTGGTAKIFGDDIIEETTAARKQMGIVHETSNIYDDLSAWQNLMFAAELYTVAKKEREVRGKELLELFGLWERRNDKVHGFSKGMKRRLTLAMGLINNPRLLFLDEPTSGLDVQSNLIIRQVIRDLNAKGVTVFLTTHNIEEANLTCDRVAIINRGRIAAIDSPERLKKTIQSAQSIEVAFDPSDPRRLDELKQIPMVSEVRKEGDKYRLFTEDPAEVIAAMMEYAKDHNCRVLSMTTYGPSLEDVFIKLTGLDIRTKGVSTVD
- a CDS encoding DUF5591 domain-containing protein, which produces MGENEDPAGSKTGQKDFLTGPPFYLKEFEKSYRYIIDKYDVTPRDIAIFLPCAVRKPYSASPSHQLIRMVISQVFDPSQYHIVVFGTCGIVPAELEEMYPFAHYRYMLGKCKDKQVLEDFLRIETERVAAYLDKTRHVYKYRIGYCLGIFREALIRGSKEAGVPIDLILPTRDMINRIVEEEDCVFEEGSLSMEEYLGEFCDELVRFRNSQYRV
- a CDS encoding propionyl-CoA synthetase — its product is MGKGYNEVYRQSIEEPEQFWGEAAQAVRWERKWDRVLNADNPPFYRWFEGGVVNTCYNALDRHVENGRADQLALIYDSPVTKTVKKYSYRELRDLVARCAGGLVRLGLRKGDRVIIYMPMVPEAVIAMLACARLGAIHSVVFGGFASRELATRIEDARPKIIISTSCGIEVKRIIPYKPLLDEAIRMCTHKPDACVIVQRPRGRVDLIAGRDHEWTEIMDSEPHPCVPVAATDPLYILYTSGTTGKPKGVLRDNGGHLVALNWSMSAIYGMSPGEVYWAASDIGWVVGHSYIVYAPLFYGCTTILYEGKSIGTPDPGAFWRVIEQHNVSVLFCAPTAFRAIRREDPEGKYVKKYDLSKFRMLFLAGERCDPDTLRWAEQQLKVPVIDHWWQTETGWAIGANCAGLGLFPVKPGSCTKPVPGYDIGVMDMDGKPAEPGQQGNIVVKSPLPPGCMTTLFCADEDFVRTYFSIYEGFYFTADAGYIDADGYLWIMGRTDDIINVAGHRLSTGAMEEVLASHPDVAECAVSGVHDPIKAEVPVGFVVLKAGKERKPDELERELVRMVRERIGPIASFKEVLVVKRLPKTRSGKILRGTIRKIADGVPYNVPATIDDTAILDEIKESLVLKGFPKH